In the Candidatus Cloacimonas acidaminovorans str. Evry genome, one interval contains:
- a CDS encoding glutamate mutase L — protein sequence MQYDEKRLTRIVATDCGSTTTKAILIEWIDGEFRQTIRGEAPTTVEAPLNDVTKGVINATQELEELARLKYHNPNIKFMENGEFVIPRKGDVGVDAYVSTSSAGGGLQMMVTGVVASMTGESAERAALGAGAIVMDLIASNDKRMNHEKIERIRELRPDMILMAGGEDGGTVKHVVEMAELVASADPKPRLGSGYKLPVIYAGNKDAREEIVKTLGEKVDLIITDNIRPKLEIENLLPAREKIHNLFMEHVMKQAPGYNKLMEWTVGPEHEQVPIMPTPAAVGNIMQAIAKEENIEVVGVDIGGATTDIFSVFTKDFIFNRTVSANLGLSYSISNVLASAGLENIMRWVPFDIDESELRNMIKNKMIRPTTIPSLLEELVLEQAIAKEALRLAFEQHKSFASSLKGMQKQRDISEAFSQSVSGETIVNMMTLDLLVGSGGVLSHAPRRNQTVMMLIDAFLPEGITRLSVDSIFMMPHLGVLSEISTKAATEVFRKDCMIYLGTCVAPVGKGKIGKPALYAKLELPDGSVFEEDIPFGEMRLIPCEIGQVAKATLKTHSGLILDADRKKELTVDLHGGKVGIVLDTRGRKPFVLPADKNERISALKKWMKALNAYPEHILS from the coding sequence ATGCAATACGATGAGAAACGCCTTACCCGTATTGTTGCTACTGACTGTGGCAGCACTACTACCAAGGCAATTTTAATTGAATGGATAGATGGAGAATTTCGTCAAACCATTCGCGGGGAAGCACCTACAACCGTTGAAGCACCCTTAAACGATGTTACCAAAGGTGTTATTAATGCCACTCAAGAATTGGAAGAATTGGCGCGCCTGAAGTATCACAATCCTAATATCAAATTTATGGAAAACGGAGAATTCGTTATTCCCCGTAAAGGTGATGTTGGCGTTGATGCTTATGTTTCAACATCTTCCGCAGGCGGTGGCTTGCAAATGATGGTTACTGGAGTTGTTGCTTCTATGACAGGTGAAAGTGCAGAAAGAGCAGCTTTGGGAGCCGGAGCAATTGTTATGGACCTTATTGCCAGTAACGATAAAAGGATGAATCATGAAAAGATTGAACGCATCCGTGAACTCCGACCCGATATGATTTTAATGGCAGGTGGTGAAGATGGTGGCACTGTTAAACATGTGGTGGAAATGGCTGAATTGGTTGCCAGTGCAGACCCTAAACCCCGTCTTGGTTCCGGTTATAAACTGCCTGTTATTTATGCCGGCAATAAAGATGCCCGAGAAGAAATTGTCAAAACCCTCGGGGAAAAAGTGGATTTGATTATCACGGATAACATTCGTCCCAAACTGGAAATTGAAAACCTTCTTCCTGCCAGAGAAAAGATTCATAACCTCTTTATGGAACATGTTATGAAACAGGCACCGGGCTATAACAAACTGATGGAATGGACGGTTGGTCCTGAACATGAACAAGTTCCTATTATGCCAACTCCTGCAGCAGTTGGAAATATTATGCAAGCAATTGCCAAAGAAGAAAACATTGAAGTTGTAGGTGTTGATATCGGTGGTGCCACTACAGATATTTTCAGTGTTTTTACCAAGGATTTCATTTTCAATCGCACGGTTAGTGCCAATTTGGGTTTAAGCTACAGCATTTCCAATGTGCTGGCTTCAGCAGGACTGGAAAATATTATGCGTTGGGTGCCTTTTGATATTGATGAAAGCGAGCTGCGTAATATGATTAAAAACAAAATGATTCGTCCTACTACGATTCCTTCTCTTTTAGAAGAACTTGTTCTGGAACAGGCAATTGCCAAAGAGGCATTACGTTTGGCTTTTGAACAGCATAAGTCCTTTGCCAGTTCCTTAAAAGGTATGCAAAAACAGCGTGATATTTCGGAAGCATTCTCGCAATCCGTTTCCGGAGAAACAATTGTAAATATGATGACCCTTGATCTTTTAGTTGGTAGCGGAGGAGTTTTATCTCATGCTCCACGCAGAAATCAGACCGTGATGATGTTAATAGATGCTTTTTTGCCTGAAGGAATAACCCGTCTTTCCGTTGATAGCATTTTTATGATGCCTCATTTGGGAGTCCTATCTGAAATCAGCACCAAAGCAGCTACAGAGGTTTTCCGCAAGGACTGTATGATTTATTTGGGAACTTGCGTAGCCCCTGTAGGAAAAGGAAAAATTGGTAAACCAGCTCTCTATGCCAAACTGGAGCTTCCTGATGGCTCTGTTTTTGAAGAAGATATACCCTTTGGTGAAATGCGTTTAATCCCTTGTGAGATTGGACAGGTTGCCAAAGCAACTCTGAAAACACATAGTGGCTTGATTTTAGATGCAGATAGAAAGAAAGAACTGACCGTTGATCTGCACGGGGGAAAAGTTGGCATCGTTTTAGATACCAGAGGTCGTAAACCTTTTGTGCTTCCTGCAGATAAAAATGAACGCATTTCTGCCCTTAAAAAGTGGATGAAAGCCCTGAATGCATACCCGGAACATATTTTGTCATAG
- a CDS encoding ComF family protein, with translation MLPLKMLWNKILELLIPPACLVCGNRIDDRYQVICPDCEAKLYLIGEGTCPVCGSENKELPCEVCAEGNFAFDSAISVFRYSGPVRDLIHILKYNGYSSPAGYFALPIAELIESKPVLKNYDYICAVPLHRVRKRERGYNQSDLIAYSVAKLIDMPYFNPVKRRINTLSQTLLSRDHRIKNLAGAFQVKNKNLVAGKKIILIDDVFTTGSTLNEIAKTLRSAGADKICAITVARA, from the coding sequence TTGCTGCCATTGAAAATGCTCTGGAATAAAATCTTAGAACTTCTGATTCCTCCTGCCTGTTTGGTTTGTGGAAACAGAATAGATGACCGTTATCAGGTTATTTGTCCTGATTGTGAAGCGAAGCTATATCTAATTGGAGAAGGAACTTGCCCTGTTTGCGGAAGTGAAAATAAAGAACTTCCCTGTGAGGTTTGTGCGGAAGGAAATTTTGCCTTTGATTCTGCCATTTCTGTTTTTCGCTATTCAGGTCCGGTTAGAGACCTGATACATATTTTGAAATATAATGGCTATAGTTCTCCTGCCGGTTATTTTGCTTTGCCGATAGCAGAACTTATTGAATCCAAACCAGTTCTAAAAAATTACGACTATATATGTGCTGTTCCTTTGCATAGAGTAAGAAAAAGAGAAAGAGGTTACAATCAATCCGATTTAATTGCCTATTCTGTGGCTAAATTGATTGATATGCCATATTTTAATCCTGTGAAAAGAAGAATCAATACTTTAAGCCAAACCCTACTTTCCCGTGATCATAGAATAAAAAATTTGGCTGGTGCTTTTCAGGTAAAAAATAAAAACCTCGTAGCAGGCAAAAAAATTATTTTAATTGATGATGTTTTCACTACCGGCAGCACCTTAAATGAAATTGCCAAAACCTTGCGCTCTGCAGGAGCAGATAAAATTTGTGCCATAACCGTTGCCCGAGCTTAA
- the purQ gene encoding phosphoribosylformylglycinamidine synthase I, whose protein sequence is MRISVVTFPGSNCDYDTYRVCKSRGNQTKLIWHKDSDLEKPDLVILPGGFSYGDYLRCGALARFSPIVQEVIAFAQKGGLLVGICNGFQILTECGLLPGTLMMNANLHFICQHQYIRVETEASPFTQGIGKGKVMDIPIAHKEGNYYIDPEGLKQLIANDQILFRYCDKQGNINIESNPNGSLDNIAGICNKQRNILGMMPHPERSATETVPTKDGRWIFAAIENALE, encoded by the coding sequence TTGCGTATTAGTGTTGTTACTTTTCCCGGTTCCAATTGTGATTATGATACTTACAGAGTTTGCAAAAGCCGGGGTAATCAAACCAAACTTATTTGGCATAAGGATTCCGATTTGGAAAAGCCGGATTTGGTAATTTTGCCAGGTGGTTTTTCTTACGGTGATTATCTTCGTTGTGGAGCTTTAGCCAGGTTTTCTCCCATTGTGCAAGAAGTTATTGCTTTTGCCCAAAAAGGAGGTTTATTAGTTGGTATTTGTAATGGTTTTCAGATTTTAACGGAATGCGGTTTACTACCTGGAACTTTAATGATGAATGCAAATTTGCATTTTATTTGTCAACATCAATATATTCGGGTGGAAACAGAAGCCAGTCCTTTCACTCAAGGCATTGGTAAAGGAAAAGTTATGGATATTCCCATAGCGCATAAAGAAGGTAATTATTATATTGATCCCGAGGGCTTAAAACAATTGATAGCCAACGATCAAATACTTTTCCGCTATTGTGATAAACAGGGAAATATAAACATTGAAAGTAATCCCAACGGCTCATTAGATAATATAGCGGGAATTTGTAATAAACAGCGCAACATTTTAGGGATGATGCCACATCCTGAACGTTCTGCTACGGAAACAGTTCCCACTAAAGATGGAAGGTGGATTTTTGCTGCCATTGAAAATGCTCTGGAATAA
- the purS gene encoding phosphoribosylformylglycinamidine synthase subunit PurS — MLKAKIYVQLKANVLDPQGKAVTNSLHNLGYTDVIETRISKYIEMSFRNDNREKVSQEVEKICQDLLANPNTETYHYEIIAEE, encoded by the coding sequence ATGCTAAAAGCCAAAATTTATGTTCAACTTAAAGCCAATGTTCTTGATCCGCAAGGTAAGGCAGTTACAAATTCTCTGCATAACCTGGGTTACACGGATGTGATTGAAACCCGTATCAGCAAATATATAGAGATGAGTTTTAGGAATGATAACAGAGAAAAAGTCAGCCAGGAAGTAGAAAAAATTTGCCAAGACCTTTTGGCTAACCCTAATACCGAGACATATCATTACGAAATAATTGCAGAGGAGTAA
- a CDS encoding UvrD-helicase domain-containing protein, with translation MTENNCRIICASAGTGKTYRLSVEYLSLILKYYSKNEFSLDNILVLTFTRKATAEIRDRIIKHLELLVSEPETEEEQKKQQELLLNLRKLNKTKEIPLSEQERNLLLSARKELICDQSHLQVMTIDSYTGQIFRNIVRPLKNIEHYEIDTEAVKKIMPFLLDHLMEPDLREKIKNLLSRKVSRSLDEYTKFFCSLIEQRWLFYMITKRQAVHNSSFSGTLMNLNPETEPAEFYEKFLKEMQRIIALVANICSDLGKASLEDYFNKDFRNLAVKGALTPVAIFNNLKQLNSDEAEKLLYILDKGTIWNKQKISNKKFEAENIELENAQNEAKHHLADYLIWKLYLPEQREIEELWSSVLERYDNLIYRYKNLTYDDITWFTFETLFSSEPPFLNPEDAVSATEFYQFLSHRTRFLLIDEFQDTSLIQFNILKPIIEEITAGEGSKPFGGLIVVGDEKQSIFGWRGGERDLLLNLKDIFPALGDLTVEALDKSYRCGPTLMEFINQVFMNAELCSLLQKKEMKWDYTHIESVEITKEPGTEIEFCLKNFSTSVTNADNEKDIYTDFVERMVLPALEKDDSGSIAILCRTNEELTKIQQALDISGRASLFQPNRSIIEHHYVAPLLSWLRFLAWGDWIDFIAFLRSDYVLINTKVLKQTLNIISRTLEIQKERQKPVRPDFSTIPVVNEFYQLSWEQENKKATEICREIIDLCLPSKQLSERDYLNLHRFLDILSTRQLTDPDKGISFPDLLTYLKDNANAEDFKQVSINADDSLQLLTIHKSKGLQFKRVFVFCNLSGKHSTDSNTLNWALEYEGNTFNRIRDYGISLHYQKILKSSSYANLYLQNQKRKQLEELNNLYVAFTRAEQKLHLYFGYKLKEGWNDYYNANKDDNLTVALCNSVFDYFKDSPFNERGVYYKKSFLQENKKETSFSSEPPKSNLEQSNYHLNIRHHRPVNWNKLVPVELPAVKDLKTYYLTERPNLIGDLLHFYMSFIIRNTPKEHNYAYYRCLNRYGAIFTVFQIEQLADRCKKVCDSNPYLFTSGWDKIFTEQEILWGSKIMRIDRLMVNTAEKVVLIADYKSGDIYDFNQLANYKTALSKLPVFKGYNIDTSIVIV, from the coding sequence ATGACTGAAAATAACTGCAGAATAATTTGTGCCAGTGCCGGAACCGGAAAGACCTACCGTCTTTCTGTAGAATATCTTTCCCTAATCTTAAAATATTACAGTAAGAATGAATTTTCTTTGGATAATATCCTCGTTTTAACCTTTACACGTAAGGCAACTGCAGAAATTAGAGATAGAATTATTAAACATTTGGAACTATTGGTTTCTGAACCGGAAACGGAAGAAGAACAAAAGAAACAACAAGAATTACTGCTCAACCTTAGAAAACTTAATAAAACAAAAGAAATTCCCTTAAGTGAACAGGAAAGAAATTTACTGCTTAGTGCACGCAAGGAATTAATCTGTGATCAAAGCCATTTGCAAGTGATGACTATTGATTCCTACACAGGACAGATCTTCCGTAATATTGTGCGTCCCTTAAAAAATATTGAACATTATGAAATAGATACCGAAGCCGTAAAAAAGATTATGCCCTTTTTGCTTGATCATTTAATGGAACCGGATTTAAGGGAAAAAATTAAAAATTTATTAAGTAGGAAAGTTAGCCGTTCCTTAGATGAATATACTAAATTTTTCTGCTCATTAATTGAACAGCGCTGGCTTTTTTATATGATCACTAAACGCCAAGCAGTTCATAATTCTTCTTTTAGCGGAACTTTAATGAATTTAAATCCCGAAACTGAACCAGCTGAATTCTACGAGAAATTCCTGAAAGAAATGCAACGGATTATAGCATTAGTAGCTAATATCTGTTCTGATTTGGGTAAAGCATCTCTGGAGGATTATTTTAATAAGGACTTTAGAAATTTAGCTGTGAAAGGTGCCCTAACTCCTGTTGCTATTTTCAATAACTTAAAACAACTTAATTCGGATGAGGCGGAAAAACTACTATATATATTAGATAAAGGCACTATCTGGAATAAACAGAAAATAAGCAACAAGAAGTTTGAAGCCGAAAATATTGAACTGGAAAATGCTCAAAATGAAGCCAAACACCATTTGGCTGATTATTTAATCTGGAAATTATATCTTCCCGAACAAAGAGAAATTGAGGAACTTTGGTCAAGTGTATTGGAAAGATACGATAATTTGATATACCGCTATAAAAATTTGACCTATGATGACATAACCTGGTTTACTTTTGAAACACTCTTTAGTTCAGAACCGCCTTTTCTAAATCCCGAAGATGCTGTTTCAGCAACTGAATTTTATCAATTTTTAAGCCATAGAACCCGTTTTTTACTGATAGATGAATTTCAGGATACTTCCCTGATTCAATTCAATATATTAAAGCCAATCATTGAAGAAATTACTGCCGGAGAAGGTTCCAAACCTTTTGGGGGCTTAATAGTTGTAGGGGATGAAAAACAATCCATTTTTGGGTGGAGAGGAGGTGAACGTGATTTACTGCTGAATTTGAAAGATATTTTCCCGGCTTTGGGAGATCTTACAGTTGAAGCACTGGATAAAAGCTACCGCTGTGGTCCAACTTTAATGGAATTTATCAATCAGGTCTTTATGAATGCAGAATTGTGTAGTTTACTCCAAAAAAAAGAAATGAAATGGGATTATACACATATTGAAAGCGTAGAAATTACAAAAGAACCGGGAACCGAAATTGAATTCTGCTTAAAAAATTTTTCTACCAGCGTTACCAATGCCGATAACGAAAAAGATATTTACACGGATTTTGTAGAAAGAATGGTTTTGCCTGCTTTGGAAAAAGACGATTCCGGTTCAATTGCTATTTTATGCAGAACCAATGAAGAACTTACAAAAATTCAACAAGCATTGGATATAAGTGGCAGAGCTAGTTTATTTCAACCCAACAGGTCTATTATAGAACATCACTATGTAGCTCCTTTGCTTTCCTGGCTGCGTTTTTTAGCCTGGGGGGATTGGATTGATTTTATTGCTTTTCTGCGTTCGGACTATGTGCTAATCAATACAAAAGTGTTGAAACAAACCCTTAATATTATCTCCCGAACCCTGGAAATACAAAAAGAAAGACAAAAACCAGTAAGACCCGATTTTTCAACTATACCCGTTGTAAATGAATTCTACCAGCTTTCTTGGGAGCAGGAAAACAAGAAGGCAACTGAAATTTGTAGAGAAATAATAGACCTCTGTTTACCTTCCAAACAGCTAAGTGAACGGGATTATTTGAATCTACACCGCTTTCTGGATATTTTGTCCACACGCCAATTAACGGATCCCGATAAAGGAATTTCTTTTCCCGATTTACTTACTTATCTTAAGGATAATGCCAATGCCGAGGATTTTAAACAGGTTTCCATAAATGCTGATGACAGTTTACAATTGCTAACCATTCATAAATCCAAGGGTTTGCAGTTCAAAAGAGTTTTCGTTTTCTGTAACCTTTCCGGAAAACATAGCACAGATAGTAATACCTTAAATTGGGCTTTGGAATATGAAGGAAATACCTTTAACCGGATTCGGGATTACGGTATCAGTTTGCATTATCAGAAAATCCTGAAGTCCTCAAGCTACGCCAATCTCTATCTCCAAAACCAAAAAAGAAAACAGCTGGAAGAATTGAATAACCTATATGTAGCTTTTACCCGCGCTGAACAAAAATTGCACCTTTATTTCGGTTATAAATTGAAGGAAGGGTGGAACGATTATTACAATGCCAATAAAGATGATAACCTTACTGTAGCACTTTGTAATTCTGTTTTTGATTATTTCAAAGATTCCCCTTTTAATGAACGCGGAGTTTATTATAAAAAAAGCTTTCTGCAGGAAAATAAAAAAGAAACATCTTTTTCTTCTGAACCACCTAAATCTAATCTGGAACAAAGCAATTATCATCTGAATATCCGCCATCACAGACCCGTAAATTGGAATAAATTAGTTCCCGTAGAACTTCCTGCAGTAAAAGACCTGAAAACATACTATCTAACGGAACGCCCAAACCTGATCGGGGATTTATTGCATTTCTATATGTCCTTCATTATCCGCAACACACCAAAAGAACATAACTATGCTTATTACAGATGCCTAAACCGCTATGGAGCTATTTTTACCGTCTTTCAAATTGAGCAACTGGCTGATCGCTGTAAAAAGGTCTGCGATTCAAATCCCTATCTTTTTACTTCCGGTTGGGATAAAATCTTTACTGAGCAGGAAATTCTGTGGGGCAGCAAAATTATGAGAATAGACCGTTTGATGGTTAATACTGCTGAAAAAGTGGTTCTGATTGCGGATTATAAAAGCGGAGATATTTACGATTTCAATCAACTTGCAAACTATAAAACAGCTCTATCCAAACTGCCTGTTTTCAAGGGCTATAATATTGATACTAGTATTGTAATTGTGTAG
- a CDS encoding PD-(D/E)XK nuclease family protein codes for MKFINYPLSENLDTIVQELAKPDSILIFPTLSAAKRASREYLTNWDLSWRGFYSMEELRSALILPKQPLLTDEKRLLCLFMVMEESERESFHIYNYGDIVDWGKRFFDFFEEFCEECIALSDLEEMANSGAFPMQEWQEIYLQKILNIRSNYQKYINALGFSDTIFYLNADNISVPWQNCDIYYINQYYYSGLEKQQIKALEDSGNRVTIITHGLETESNGENWKIKDFNLQESWNSLKKKPSIEIRETDNETQMALSFLSWNLEQDCHNCAIIDSTFHLKSYSHYFPEEHFAKPDSYSFCEGTIYKMLSAIATGLKATKDTNGYLPIKILANYISEDWFCHYFYAEQGNLKLDDYISQLRLELGFLINWDYLYVDYALFLTADLPTLKSLVWEYYNLINAFSKVQNLKELCNLIDSPNCLQLNNLLEDNEKLYTDILPVFWERMANFMAIENLGLVNSWKQIFAEDSIGLNLLDLLLNFLKTGKISYQRNEALTPEWEISNLLDARNRSFSTVAFFQMIEGIIPSSPTPVWLFNESQRAKLGLKTFNDIRNWERYYFCRLLLCSERAICFSYVNQERDISPSSFLGELEELLKNEEPDLLKKRKVLVSLPDVYSWELLNKTIPELEDQEVCNINKDLPEDFFIIPSDPIADFPMNNQINFSASALIQFLKNPFLWFVENKSKLSIQNWEAEETISYKLFGNIMHTYFSSTLGELKGIHESHTILETLFGNSKKLEEQLKNVIASEKMIYQIPKNYNAVFLGEILAKKLSESLFFFYQDWLKKQVEGRKFILIPEEDKISRAEMKHKQLGKVNWGNKEYIIGIRGKADLRIEMENKALIVDFKTGSHDYRQLCIYEWYYYLLDDVSAPNDVSSIFWNILDPTDKVEGVNEEKRNKLKQQILDNLEFCLANGYSTITKATDRQRLQNITRADLISRKGGLK; via the coding sequence ATGAAGTTTATCAACTATCCTTTATCAGAGAATCTGGATACAATTGTCCAAGAACTTGCTAAGCCAGATTCCATTCTAATTTTCCCAACTTTAAGCGCAGCAAAAAGAGCTTCCAGAGAATATTTAACCAATTGGGACCTTTCCTGGCGCGGTTTTTACAGTATGGAAGAATTGCGTTCTGCTCTTATTTTGCCAAAGCAACCTTTACTGACAGATGAAAAACGACTGCTTTGCCTCTTTATGGTAATGGAAGAAAGCGAAAGAGAATCATTTCATATTTATAATTATGGTGATATTGTGGACTGGGGAAAACGCTTTTTTGATTTTTTTGAAGAGTTCTGCGAAGAATGTATAGCTCTTTCCGATCTTGAAGAAATGGCAAATTCCGGAGCTTTTCCGATGCAGGAATGGCAGGAGATTTATCTGCAGAAGATTTTAAATATCCGCAGTAACTATCAAAAATATATCAATGCTTTGGGTTTCAGTGATACTATTTTTTACTTGAATGCCGATAATATTTCCGTTCCCTGGCAAAACTGTGATATTTATTATATCAATCAATATTATTACAGTGGCTTGGAAAAACAACAGATAAAAGCTCTGGAGGATTCAGGAAACAGGGTAACAATTATTACTCACGGTTTGGAAACAGAAAGCAATGGTGAAAACTGGAAAATAAAAGATTTCAATTTGCAGGAATCCTGGAATTCCTTAAAAAAGAAGCCCTCCATTGAAATTAGAGAAACGGACAATGAAACCCAAATGGCATTATCTTTTCTCTCCTGGAATTTGGAGCAAGATTGTCATAATTGCGCTATTATTGACAGCACCTTTCACTTGAAAAGCTATAGTCATTACTTTCCCGAAGAACATTTTGCCAAACCGGACAGCTATTCTTTCTGCGAAGGGACTATTTACAAAATGCTTTCTGCAATTGCCACAGGACTTAAAGCTACAAAAGATACAAATGGCTATCTTCCCATAAAAATATTGGCAAATTATATCTCGGAAGATTGGTTCTGCCATTACTTTTACGCTGAACAAGGTAACCTAAAACTGGATGACTATATCAGTCAACTGCGTCTGGAGCTTGGTTTTTTAATTAATTGGGATTATCTTTATGTGGACTATGCTTTGTTTCTAACTGCAGATTTGCCAACCCTTAAATCCCTCGTATGGGAATATTACAATTTAATCAATGCCTTCAGCAAAGTCCAAAATCTGAAAGAACTCTGCAACCTGATTGATAGTCCCAATTGCTTACAGCTAAATAACTTGCTGGAAGATAACGAAAAACTCTATACTGATATTTTACCTGTTTTTTGGGAGAGAATGGCAAACTTTATGGCTATTGAAAATTTGGGCTTGGTAAATTCCTGGAAACAAATTTTTGCTGAAGACAGCATTGGCTTAAATCTGCTTGATTTGCTTTTGAATTTTCTTAAAACCGGCAAAATCAGTTACCAAAGAAATGAAGCCCTAACTCCCGAATGGGAAATTAGTAATTTGCTGGATGCAAGAAATAGAAGTTTTTCCACCGTTGCCTTCTTTCAAATGATTGAGGGCATTATTCCTTCCAGTCCAACTCCTGTTTGGTTATTCAATGAATCACAACGAGCAAAATTAGGATTAAAAACATTTAACGATATCAGAAACTGGGAACGCTATTATTTCTGTCGTCTTTTACTGTGTTCAGAGCGCGCAATTTGTTTCAGTTATGTAAATCAGGAACGCGATATCAGCCCCAGTTCCTTTTTAGGTGAATTGGAAGAACTGCTGAAAAATGAAGAACCGGATTTATTAAAAAAAAGAAAAGTGCTTGTTTCTCTGCCGGATGTTTATAGTTGGGAACTACTTAATAAGACAATTCCCGAGCTTGAAGATCAAGAAGTTTGCAATATTAATAAAGACCTGCCGGAGGATTTCTTTATCATCCCTTCCGATCCTATTGCCGATTTCCCAATGAATAATCAGATTAATTTCAGTGCCTCAGCTCTTATCCAATTTTTGAAAAATCCCTTCCTCTGGTTTGTAGAAAATAAAAGCAAACTCTCAATTCAAAATTGGGAAGCCGAAGAAACCATAAGTTATAAACTCTTCGGTAACATTATGCATACCTATTTTTCTTCTACCTTAGGTGAATTGAAAGGAATTCATGAATCTCACACAATATTGGAAACCCTCTTTGGCAATAGTAAAAAACTGGAGGAACAACTAAAAAATGTAATTGCTTCCGAAAAAATGATATATCAAATCCCTAAGAACTATAATGCCGTTTTTTTAGGGGAAATCCTGGCAAAAAAATTATCTGAATCCCTCTTCTTTTTCTATCAGGACTGGCTGAAAAAACAGGTTGAAGGAAGAAAATTTATTCTCATTCCCGAAGAGGATAAAATTAGCCGTGCGGAAATGAAACATAAACAACTGGGAAAGGTCAATTGGGGCAATAAAGAATATATTATTGGCATCAGAGGAAAAGCAGACCTGCGTATTGAAATGGAAAATAAAGCTCTCATTGTGGACTTCAAAACAGGCAGTCATGACTATCGTCAACTCTGCATCTATGAATGGTATTATTATCTTCTGGATGATGTTTCGGCGCCAAATGATGTTTCTTCCATATTTTGGAATATTTTAGACCCTACAGATAAAGTGGAAGGCGTGAATGAAGAAAAACGCAATAAACTGAAACAGCAGATTTTGGATAATCTGGAATTTTGTCTTGCAAATGGTTATAGCACAATTACCAAAGCCACTGATAGACAGCGTTTGCAAAATATTACCCGGGCTGATTTGATAAGCAGAAAAGGAGGTTTAAAATGA